In Vibrio sp. 10N, the following proteins share a genomic window:
- the pilB gene encoding type IV-A pilus assembly ATPase PilB: MGSNLAFILRNAGVLTTAQSEQLCNRAHLSVCSIAEEIIKNRWLESTSLAQHIGRVFGLEIRNIQNSDYKSICKRLGLRESMLKYHALPIDIDERTLVVAVMDPSILEIENDFRFATGLQIELVVANCLDIRAALNRLYGENNNEWQSDTKQLTSDDLANLVQVSDAEIDNIEDLSQDDSPVSRFIHQVLMDAVRKKASDIHFEPYEHLYRIRLRCDGILIETHQPATQLSRRLAARIKILAKLDIAERRLPQDGRLKLRLSENASIDMRVSTLPTMWGEKIVLRLLDGDSANLDIDQLGYNELQKSLYLSALKKPQGMILMTGPTGSGKTVSLYTGLNILNTAERNISTAEDPVEIHLDGINQVQINPKIGFDFSTALRSFLRQDPDVVMLGEIRDIETAEIAVKAAQTGHLVLSTLHTNSAAETVIRLKNMGVESVNLASSLSLIIAQRLARKLCQHCKVVDPMSPALRQSLAIKDCELIYQASEQGCNHCNYGYLGRTGIYEVMECTHELANALLTGPSMQEIEALAQSQGMTTLKQSGIEKLRGGVTSYQELQRVLYF, encoded by the coding sequence ATGGGTTCTAACCTTGCGTTTATTCTGAGAAATGCTGGAGTATTAACAACAGCGCAATCGGAACAACTTTGCAATAGAGCACATCTCTCTGTGTGCTCTATTGCGGAGGAAATAATAAAAAATAGGTGGCTTGAATCTACGAGCTTAGCGCAGCATATTGGAAGAGTTTTTGGTCTAGAAATTAGGAACATCCAAAACAGCGACTACAAAAGTATTTGTAAGCGTCTTGGTTTGAGAGAATCCATGCTCAAATATCATGCTCTACCTATTGATATTGATGAACGCACACTAGTTGTTGCTGTAATGGATCCGAGCATCCTAGAAATTGAGAATGATTTTCGGTTTGCAACTGGACTACAAATTGAACTTGTAGTTGCCAACTGTCTTGATATTCGAGCGGCATTAAATAGGCTCTATGGCGAGAACAACAACGAATGGCAATCAGACACCAAACAACTCACCTCCGACGATCTCGCCAACCTAGTCCAAGTCAGTGACGCTGAGATCGACAACATCGAAGATCTCTCCCAAGATGACTCCCCAGTCAGTCGCTTTATCCATCAAGTTCTCATGGATGCGGTACGCAAAAAGGCTTCTGATATCCATTTTGAGCCCTATGAGCATCTATACCGAATACGCCTGCGCTGTGATGGGATCTTGATTGAAACCCACCAGCCTGCCACGCAGCTGAGTCGGCGCTTGGCGGCGAGGATCAAAATCCTTGCCAAGCTGGACATCGCCGAGCGCCGATTACCACAAGATGGCCGTTTAAAACTGAGACTATCAGAAAACGCTTCCATTGATATGCGGGTATCAACACTACCCACTATGTGGGGCGAGAAGATCGTATTGCGATTATTGGATGGCGACTCTGCTAATCTCGATATTGATCAGCTTGGTTATAACGAACTGCAAAAGTCTCTGTACCTTTCGGCGTTAAAGAAGCCTCAGGGTATGATATTAATGACGGGGCCAACGGGAAGCGGCAAAACCGTTTCTTTGTATACCGGACTCAATATCCTTAATACCGCTGAACGCAATATCTCTACGGCCGAAGATCCGGTAGAGATCCACCTTGATGGGATCAATCAGGTGCAGATCAACCCAAAGATCGGCTTTGATTTTTCGACTGCGCTGCGATCGTTTCTACGTCAAGATCCGGACGTGGTAATGCTTGGGGAGATCCGTGATATTGAAACGGCGGAGATTGCGGTTAAAGCGGCACAAACTGGTCACCTAGTGCTTTCCACCTTGCACACTAACTCTGCCGCAGAGACCGTAATACGACTTAAAAACATGGGCGTTGAGAGCGTCAACCTCGCGTCCTCACTGTCACTGATCATTGCCCAGCGGTTAGCTCGTAAGCTTTGTCAGCATTGTAAGGTTGTCGATCCCATGTCCCCGGCGTTGCGTCAGTCTCTCGCTATTAAAGATTGCGAGCTCATCTACCAAGCTAGTGAGCAAGGCTGTAATCACTGCAACTATGGCTATTTAGGGCGTACTGGCATTTATGAAGTGATGGAGTGTACCCACGAACTCGCCAATGCTTTGCTTACCGGCCCGAGCATGCAAGAGATTGAAGCATTGGCACAATCTCAAGGGATGACCACTCTCAAACAATCGGGCATTGAAAAGCTTCGAGGTGGCGTGACCAGCTATCAAGAGTTGCAGCGCGTGCTCTATTTCTAA
- a CDS encoding pilin: protein MKKATKQQGFTLIELMIVVAVIGVLAAVALPQYQNYVAKSELSSALATLSGLKTNTETLTLENGTFPPQSQSAAVGIPKTTMGDIELEPDAGVSGAGAITFTFAAGKVSPDLANKAIQLSRDQNGNWECKTTSSIPDGLKSKGCKNNI, encoded by the coding sequence ATGAAAAAAGCAACAAAGCAGCAAGGTTTTACCTTGATTGAGTTGATGATTGTCGTGGCTGTGATTGGGGTGTTGGCGGCAGTGGCGTTGCCGCAGTATCAAAACTATGTAGCAAAGAGTGAACTGTCTTCAGCTCTTGCTACTTTATCAGGACTCAAGACCAACACCGAGACTTTAACACTCGAAAACGGCACTTTTCCTCCGCAATCCCAATCTGCTGCAGTAGGGATACCTAAAACAACAATGGGTGATATAGAGCTAGAACCTGACGCTGGTGTCTCAGGTGCCGGTGCCATTACCTTTACGTTCGCAGCTGGAAAAGTAAGCCCAGATCTAGCAAACAAAGCTATCCAACTATCGAGGGATCAAAATGGTAACTGGGAGTGTAAGACAACCTCATCAATACCGGACGGCTTGAAGTCGAAAGGTTGCAAAAACAATATTTAG
- the nadC gene encoding carboxylating nicotinate-nucleotide diphosphorylase — MKNTHNSQERLEYLKQQLPSEITRAVADTLREDLGGTLDVNADITASLIPADTQNVATIITREHGVFCGQMWADEVFKQLGGEVTIDWHVQDGDKVEPNQVLCTLTGPARILLTGERNAMNFIQTLSGCATLTAVYAEKIAHTECRLLDTRKTIPGLRSALKYAVACGGGFNHRIGVFDAYLIKENHIIACGGITKAIETAKQLNPGKPVEVETESLEELQQAIDAGADIIMLDNFTTDMMREAVKINAGRAALENSGNVTLDTIAEFAETGVDYISVGALTKHLKAMDLSMRFKD, encoded by the coding sequence ATGAAAAACACACATAACAGCCAAGAACGTCTTGAATATCTAAAGCAGCAACTTCCTTCAGAAATCACACGTGCCGTGGCCGACACGCTTCGTGAAGATCTGGGTGGAACACTGGATGTCAACGCAGATATCACGGCAAGTCTTATCCCTGCAGACACTCAAAACGTAGCCACGATCATTACTCGTGAACACGGCGTATTCTGCGGACAAATGTGGGCGGATGAAGTGTTCAAACAGCTTGGCGGCGAAGTGACTATTGATTGGCACGTACAAGATGGCGATAAAGTCGAGCCAAACCAAGTACTATGTACGCTAACAGGCCCTGCGCGCATCCTACTCACTGGTGAGCGCAATGCGATGAACTTCATCCAAACCTTATCGGGCTGCGCAACGCTAACAGCTGTCTATGCTGAGAAAATCGCTCATACCGAATGTCGCCTACTAGACACACGCAAAACCATTCCAGGTCTTCGCAGTGCGCTTAAATACGCGGTTGCTTGTGGCGGCGGCTTCAACCACCGTATTGGCGTGTTTGATGCTTACCTAATTAAAGAAAACCACATCATCGCGTGTGGCGGCATCACGAAAGCCATCGAAACCGCTAAGCAGCTAAACCCAGGTAAGCCTGTAGAAGTGGAAACCGAATCACTGGAAGAGCTGCAACAAGCGATCGATGCGGGTGCCGACATCATCATGCTCGACAACTTCACCACTGACATGATGCGCGAAGCGGTTAAAATCAACGCTGGCCGCGCGGCGCTTGAAAACTCTGGCAACGTTACCCTAGATACCATCGCTGAGTTTGCTGAAACAGGCGTCGATTATATTTCTGTTGGTGCTCTGACTAAGCATCTTAAAGCGATGGATTTGTCGATGAGGTTTAAGGACTAA
- the ampD gene encoding 1,6-anhydro-N-acetylmuramyl-L-alanine amidase AmpD — MSTPTIDEKGWYPLARRVPSPHFDDRPFEEDVSLLVVHNISLPPGQFGGAYIEDFFLGKLDASIHPFFNVIKDMRVSAHCLIRRDGEVVQFVPFGSRAWHAGMSSFAGRARCNDYSVGIELEGTDYVAYTEEQYQSLQHLTLALLARYPEMTRERITGHQYIAPLRKSDPGLVFDWRRFKTSLS, encoded by the coding sequence ATGTCCACCCCGACAATTGATGAAAAAGGTTGGTATCCGCTGGCAAGGCGAGTGCCGTCTCCACATTTTGATGATAGACCCTTTGAAGAAGATGTGTCGCTGCTGGTGGTGCATAATATTAGCCTTCCACCAGGGCAGTTTGGCGGGGCTTATATTGAAGACTTTTTCCTTGGTAAGCTTGATGCTTCAATCCATCCTTTTTTTAATGTCATCAAAGATATGCGTGTTTCGGCGCACTGTTTAATAAGGCGGGATGGTGAAGTGGTGCAGTTTGTGCCTTTTGGATCCAGAGCGTGGCATGCGGGGATGTCGAGTTTTGCTGGCCGAGCAAGGTGCAATGATTATTCCGTTGGCATTGAGCTTGAGGGTACTGATTATGTGGCTTATACCGAGGAGCAATATCAGAGTCTGCAGCATTTAACGTTAGCGCTGCTAGCGCGCTATCCTGAAATGACTCGTGAACGGATCACTGGGCATCAATATATTGCGCCACTGAGAAAAAGTGACCCTGGTCTCGTTTTTGATTGGCGCCGTTTCAAAACTTCTCTGTCATAA
- the pdhR gene encoding pyruvate dehydrogenase complex transcriptional repressor PdhR, whose translation MAYQRIRQPKLSDVIEQELERLIVEGTLSAGQQLPPERELAKQFDVSRPSIREAIQRLEAKKLLTRRQGGGTFVSENIWKSFSDPLLDLLSSHNETQLDLLEARHAMEGISAYFAALRGTDEDFAQIETCLSNIRIAQEEGDIEAEASAVMAFLVALTEAAHNVVLLHIVRSLAPLLEQNVLQNLELLHRRSEVVEKVSKHRANIVEAIVAGQPEKAREMSHSHLAYIEETLLDLTREASRRERSLRRIHQDSDS comes from the coding sequence ATGGCTTATCAAAGGATCCGTCAGCCGAAACTTTCGGATGTTATCGAGCAAGAATTGGAGCGCTTGATTGTTGAGGGGACACTTTCAGCAGGGCAGCAGCTTCCACCTGAGCGCGAGCTGGCAAAGCAGTTTGATGTTTCTCGTCCTTCTATTCGAGAAGCGATTCAACGTCTTGAAGCCAAGAAGCTTCTGACTCGACGTCAGGGCGGGGGCACGTTCGTTAGCGAGAACATCTGGAAAAGCTTCTCTGATCCTTTGTTAGACCTCCTATCTTCTCATAACGAGACTCAGCTAGATTTGCTTGAGGCTCGTCATGCTATGGAAGGTATTTCTGCTTACTTTGCCGCTTTGCGTGGCACTGATGAAGATTTTGCTCAAATCGAAACTTGTCTAAGCAACATTCGTATCGCTCAGGAAGAGGGGGATATCGAAGCTGAAGCCTCTGCCGTTATGGCATTTTTGGTGGCATTGACGGAAGCGGCACACAACGTTGTGTTGCTGCATATCGTGAGAAGTTTAGCACCGCTGCTAGAGCAAAATGTTTTACAGAATTTAGAGCTATTACACCGCCGCTCTGAGGTGGTGGAGAAAGTCAGTAAACACCGAGCTAATATCGTTGAAGCGATCGTCGCTGGTCAGCCAGAAAAGGCGCGTGAGATGTCGCATTCGCACTTAGCTTATATCGAAGAAACATTGTTGGATTTGACCAGAGAAGCGTCGCGTCGCGAGCGCTCTTTAAGACGAATTCATCAAGATAGTGATTCTTAA
- the aceE gene encoding pyruvate dehydrogenase (acetyl-transferring), homodimeric type, which produces MSDMKHDVDALETQDWLQALESVVREEGVERAQFLLETVLEKARLDGVDMPTGINTNYINTIPAAQEPAYPGDTTLERRIRSIIRWNAIMIVLRASKKDLDLGGHMASYQSAAAFYEVCFNHFFRAPNETDGGDLVYYQGHISPGIYSRAFVEGRLTEEQLDNFRQEVDGKGVPSYPHPKLMPEFWQFPTVSMGLGPISAIYQARFLKYLNGRGLKDTSAQRVYAFLGDGEMDEPESRGAISFAAREKLDNLCFLINCNLQRLDGPVMGNGKIIQELEGLFKGAGWNVVKVIWGNNWDALLAKDTTGKLLQLMNETIDGDYQTFKSKDGAYVREHFFGKYPETAALVADMTDDQIFELKRGGHDSSKLFAAFNNAKETNGKPTVILAKTVKGYGMGEAAEGKNIAHGVKKMDMTHVQYLRDRLGLQDLLSDEKVAELPYLKLEEGSAEYEYLHARRKALKGYTPQRLPKFTQEFKVPELEEFAPLLGAQKREISTTMAYVRTLNILLKDKNIGKNIVPIICDEARTFGMEGLFRQVGIYNPDGQEYTPEDKGIVSYYKEATSGQVLQEGINELGSMASWVAAATSYSTNDLPMIPFYIYYSMFGFQRIGDMAWLAGDQQARGFLLGATAGRTTLNGEGLQHEDGHSHIQANTIPNCISYDPTFAYELAVIMQDGIRRMYGPEQENIYYYLTVMNENYAMPAMPEGAEEGIRKGIYKLESHEGAKGKVQLMSSGTIMNEVRKAATILSEEYGVASDVFSVTSFNELTRDGQNVERYNMLHPEAEAKVPYITTVLGNEPAIAATDYMKNYAEQVRAFMPTESYKVLGTDGYGRSDSRENLRRHFEVNAGYVVVAALTELAKRGDVEKSVVTEAIAKFNIDTEKTNPLYA; this is translated from the coding sequence ATGTCTGACATGAAGCATGACGTAGATGCACTGGAAACTCAAGATTGGCTTCAAGCACTTGAATCCGTTGTTCGTGAAGAAGGTGTAGAACGTGCACAATTTCTACTAGAAACTGTTCTAGAGAAAGCTCGTTTAGATGGCGTTGATATGCCAACAGGCATCAACACTAACTACATCAACACCATTCCAGCAGCTCAAGAACCAGCATACCCTGGTGACACTACACTTGAGCGTCGTATTCGTTCGATTATTCGCTGGAACGCAATCATGATCGTATTGCGTGCTTCTAAGAAAGACCTAGACCTTGGTGGTCACATGGCTTCTTACCAGTCTGCAGCAGCATTCTACGAAGTGTGTTTCAACCACTTCTTCCGTGCTCCAAACGAAACAGACGGCGGCGATCTGGTTTACTACCAAGGTCACATCTCTCCAGGTATCTACTCTCGTGCGTTCGTTGAAGGCCGTCTAACTGAAGAGCAGCTAGACAACTTCCGTCAAGAAGTCGACGGTAAAGGTGTTCCTTCATACCCACACCCTAAACTGATGCCTGAATTCTGGCAATTCCCAACAGTATCTATGGGTCTTGGTCCAATTTCTGCTATCTATCAAGCGCGCTTCCTTAAGTACCTAAATGGTCGTGGCCTTAAAGATACATCTGCTCAACGTGTATACGCCTTCCTAGGTGATGGTGAGATGGATGAGCCAGAATCACGTGGTGCAATTTCTTTCGCTGCGCGTGAGAAGCTAGACAACTTATGTTTCCTAATCAACTGTAACCTACAGCGTCTAGACGGCCCTGTAATGGGTAACGGTAAGATCATTCAAGAGCTTGAAGGTCTATTCAAAGGTGCTGGCTGGAACGTAGTGAAAGTTATCTGGGGTAACAACTGGGACGCACTACTGGCTAAAGATACGACGGGTAAGCTTCTACAGCTTATGAACGAAACGATCGATGGCGACTACCAAACATTCAAATCTAAAGATGGCGCATACGTACGTGAGCACTTCTTTGGTAAGTACCCTGAGACTGCTGCACTTGTAGCAGATATGACTGACGACCAAATCTTCGAATTGAAGCGTGGTGGTCACGATTCTTCTAAACTGTTTGCTGCGTTCAACAATGCAAAAGAAACCAATGGCAAGCCAACGGTAATCCTAGCTAAGACTGTTAAAGGTTACGGCATGGGTGAAGCGGCTGAAGGTAAGAACATTGCTCACGGTGTTAAGAAGATGGATATGACGCACGTACAATACCTGCGTGATCGTCTAGGCCTGCAAGACCTTCTTTCTGATGAGAAAGTCGCTGAACTGCCTTACCTAAAACTGGAAGAAGGCAGCGCAGAGTACGAATACCTGCATGCTCGTCGTAAAGCACTGAAAGGTTACACGCCACAGCGTCTGCCTAAATTCACACAAGAGTTCAAAGTGCCAGAGCTAGAAGAGTTTGCTCCTCTACTAGGTGCTCAGAAGCGTGAAATTTCAACGACTATGGCTTATGTACGTACGTTGAACATTCTCCTTAAAGACAAGAACATCGGTAAGAACATCGTTCCTATCATCTGTGATGAAGCGCGTACGTTCGGTATGGAAGGTCTATTCCGTCAGGTTGGTATCTACAACCCAGACGGTCAAGAATATACACCTGAAGATAAAGGCATCGTTTCTTACTACAAAGAGGCAACATCAGGCCAAGTTCTTCAAGAAGGTATCAACGAACTAGGTTCAATGGCATCTTGGGTTGCTGCTGCTACTTCATACAGCACAAACGATCTGCCAATGATTCCGTTCTACATCTACTACTCAATGTTCGGTTTCCAACGTATTGGTGACATGGCATGGCTAGCAGGTGACCAACAAGCTCGTGGCTTCCTACTAGGTGCTACAGCTGGTCGTACAACACTGAACGGTGAAGGTCTACAGCACGAAGATGGTCACTCGCACATCCAAGCGAACACTATCCCTAACTGTATCTCTTACGACCCAACATTTGCTTACGAGCTAGCAGTAATCATGCAAGACGGTATTCGTCGTATGTACGGTCCTGAGCAAGAAAACATTTACTACTACCTAACAGTAATGAATGAAAACTACGCGATGCCAGCAATGCCAGAAGGCGCTGAAGAAGGTATCCGTAAAGGTATCTACAAGCTTGAGTCTCACGAAGGTGCTAAGGGTAAAGTTCAGCTAATGAGCTCTGGTACTATCATGAACGAAGTACGTAAAGCCGCGACTATCCTAAGCGAAGAATACGGTGTGGCCTCTGACGTGTTCTCTGTAACATCGTTCAACGAGCTAACTCGTGATGGTCAAAACGTAGAGCGTTACAACATGCTTCACCCAGAAGCAGAGGCGAAAGTACCTTACATCACAACAGTTCTAGGTAACGAGCCAGCAATCGCTGCGACTGACTACATGAAGAACTACGCTGAGCAAGTACGTGCATTCATGCCTACTGAGTCTTACAAAGTACTTGGTACCGATGGTTACGGCCGTTCAGACAGCCGTGAAAACCTACGTCGTCACTTCGAAGTTAACGCAGGCTACGTGGTAGTTGCTGCGCTAACTGAACTAGCGAAGCGCGGTGATGTTGAGAAGTCTGTTGTGACTGAAGCAATTGCTAAGTTCAACATCGACACTGAAAAAACTAACCCACTTTACGCTTAA
- the aceF gene encoding pyruvate dehydrogenase complex dihydrolipoyllysine-residue acetyltransferase — translation MAIEINVPDIGADEVEVTEILVSVGDKVEEEQSLITVEGDKASMEVPASQAGIVKEIKVAEGDSVTTGSLIMIFEEAGSPADAAGAPGAADAAPAPAAEAAPAAAPAPAAAAELKEVHVPDIGGDEVEVTEIMVKVGDSVEEEQSLLTVEGDKASMEVPAPFAGTVKEIKIAEGDSVTTGSLVMVFELSGAPVAGSGAPAAAPAVEAAPAAPAASAEKEVNVPDIGGDEVEVTEIMVKVGDTVEEEQSLITVEGDKASMEVPAPFAGTVKEIKIAEGDSVTTGSLIMVFEVAGTPVAGSAPAAPAAPAATAAPAPATAPAAPTAKADAAPQANDFQENNEYAHASPVVRRLAREFGVNLAKVKGTGRKSRVLKEDVQAYVKDALKRLESGAAAAGKGGDGSALGLLPWPKVDFSKFGETEVQKLSKIKKISGANLHRNWVMIPHVTQWDNADITALEAFRKEQNAIEAKKDSGMKITPLVFIMKAVAKALEAFPAFNSSLSEDGESIILKKYVNVGIAVDTPNGLVVPVFKDVNKKGIYELSEELMVISKKARAGKLTAADMQGGCFTISSLGGIGGTAFTPIVNAPEVGILGVSKSEMKPVWNGKEFEPRLQLPLSLSYDHRVIDGAEGARFITYLNSCLSDIRRLVL, via the coding sequence ATGGCAATCGAAATTAATGTACCTGACATCGGGGCGGATGAGGTTGAAGTTACTGAGATTCTTGTAAGCGTTGGCGACAAGGTGGAAGAAGAGCAGTCTCTAATCACTGTTGAAGGCGACAAAGCTTCTATGGAAGTTCCAGCGTCTCAAGCAGGTATCGTTAAAGAAATCAAAGTAGCGGAAGGCGATTCTGTTACTACTGGTTCTCTAATTATGATTTTCGAAGAGGCAGGCTCCCCTGCAGATGCGGCCGGCGCTCCGGGTGCAGCTGACGCTGCACCTGCTCCTGCGGCTGAAGCGGCTCCAGCAGCGGCTCCAGCTCCAGCAGCAGCGGCTGAACTTAAAGAAGTTCACGTTCCAGATATCGGTGGCGACGAAGTAGAAGTTACTGAAATCATGGTTAAAGTTGGCGATTCAGTAGAAGAAGAGCAATCTCTTCTAACTGTAGAAGGCGACAAAGCTTCTATGGAAGTACCAGCTCCATTTGCAGGTACGGTTAAAGAGATCAAGATTGCTGAAGGTGATTCAGTAACGACTGGTTCTCTTGTGATGGTATTCGAACTGTCCGGAGCTCCGGTAGCAGGTTCTGGTGCGCCAGCAGCTGCTCCTGCAGTTGAAGCGGCTCCAGCAGCTCCTGCGGCGTCTGCTGAAAAAGAAGTTAACGTTCCAGATATCGGCGGTGACGAAGTAGAAGTTACTGAGATCATGGTTAAAGTTGGCGATACAGTAGAAGAAGAGCAATCTCTAATTACTGTAGAAGGCGACAAAGCTTCTATGGAAGTACCAGCACCATTCGCAGGTACAGTGAAAGAGATCAAAATTGCTGAAGGTGATTCAGTAACAACTGGCTCTCTAATCATGGTATTTGAGGTGGCCGGCACTCCGGTGGCTGGTTCAGCTCCTGCAGCTCCTGCAGCTCCAGCTGCAACAGCGGCTCCGGCACCTGCAACGGCTCCAGCTGCTCCTACAGCGAAAGCGGATGCAGCACCGCAAGCTAACGATTTCCAAGAGAACAACGAGTACGCACACGCGTCTCCAGTGGTTCGTCGTCTTGCTCGCGAGTTTGGCGTTAACCTAGCGAAAGTAAAAGGTACGGGTCGTAAGAGCCGCGTATTGAAAGAAGACGTTCAAGCATACGTTAAAGATGCACTTAAGCGTCTTGAGTCTGGTGCTGCGGCAGCTGGTAAAGGCGGCGATGGCTCTGCTCTTGGTCTACTACCTTGGCCGAAGGTTGACTTCAGCAAGTTTGGTGAGACTGAAGTTCAGAAGCTTTCTAAGATCAAGAAGATCTCTGGTGCTAACCTACACCGTAACTGGGTAATGATCCCTCATGTTACACAGTGGGATAACGCGGATATCACTGCTCTAGAAGCGTTCCGTAAAGAGCAAAACGCTATCGAAGCGAAGAAAGATTCAGGCATGAAGATCACGCCACTTGTGTTCATCATGAAAGCTGTTGCGAAAGCACTTGAAGCCTTCCCTGCATTTAACTCTTCTCTATCAGAAGACGGCGAGAGCATCATTCTTAAGAAGTACGTGAACGTTGGTATTGCAGTTGATACGCCAAACGGCCTGGTTGTTCCTGTATTCAAGGACGTAAACAAGAAAGGCATCTACGAGCTATCTGAAGAGCTAATGGTTATCTCTAAGAAAGCACGTGCCGGCAAGCTAACTGCTGCAGATATGCAAGGTGGCTGTTTCACTATCTCAAGCCTAGGCGGCATCGGTGGTACTGCATTTACTCCTATCGTAAATGCTCCTGAAGTTGGTATCCTTGGTGTGTCTAAGTCTGAAATGAAGCCAGTATGGAACGGTAAAGAATTTGAACCGCGCCTACAGCTGCCACTTTCACTATCGTACGATCACCGTGTGATTGACGGTGCGGAAGGTGCACGTTTCATTACTTATCTAAATAGCTGCTTGAGCGATATTCGTCGCTTGGTACTTTAA
- the lpdA gene encoding dihydrolipoyl dehydrogenase — MSKEIKAQVVVLGAGPAGYSAAFRCADLGLETVLIERYSTLGGVCLNVGCIPSKALLHVAKVIEEAKALADHGIVFGEPQTDIDKIRLWKEKVINQLTGGLGGMAKMRKVTVVNGFGKFTGPNSIEVEGEDGKTVVNFDNAIVAAGSRPIKLPFIPHEDPRIWDSTDALELKEVPGKLLIMGGGIIGLEMATVYHSLGSQIDVVEMFDQLIPAADKDMVKVYTKRIKNKFNLMLETKVTAVEAKEDGIYVSMEGKKAPAEAERYDAVLVAIGRVPNGQLIDAEKAGIEVDERGFINVDKQMRTNVPHIHAIGDIVGQPMLAHKGVHEGHVAAEVISGKKHYFDPKVIPSIAYTEPEVAWVGKTEKEAKAEGINYETATFPWAASGRAIASDCADGMTKLIFDKDTHRVIGGAIVGTNGGELLGEIGLAIEMGCDAEDIALTIHAHPTLHESVGLAAEVFEGTITDLPNAKAKKKK; from the coding sequence ATGAGCAAAGAAATTAAAGCCCAGGTGGTAGTACTTGGTGCCGGTCCTGCTGGTTACTCCGCTGCATTCCGTTGTGCCGATTTAGGCCTAGAAACTGTTCTTATCGAGCGCTACAGCACGCTTGGTGGTGTTTGTCTAAACGTGGGTTGTATCCCATCTAAAGCACTGCTTCACGTAGCTAAAGTTATCGAAGAAGCCAAAGCGCTTGCAGATCACGGCATTGTATTCGGTGAGCCTCAGACTGATATCGACAAGATTCGTCTATGGAAAGAAAAAGTAATTAACCAACTAACAGGCGGTCTTGGCGGAATGGCTAAGATGCGTAAAGTGACAGTGGTTAACGGCTTTGGTAAGTTCACTGGCCCTAACTCAATTGAAGTTGAAGGTGAAGACGGTAAAACTGTTGTTAACTTCGATAACGCTATTGTTGCAGCAGGTTCTCGCCCAATTAAACTGCCGTTCATTCCTCATGAAGACCCACGTATCTGGGATTCAACGGATGCACTTGAGCTAAAAGAAGTACCAGGAAAACTGCTTATCATGGGCGGTGGTATCATCGGTCTAGAAATGGCAACGGTATACCACTCTCTAGGTTCTCAGATTGATGTTGTAGAGATGTTTGACCAACTTATCCCAGCAGCGGATAAAGACATGGTTAAAGTCTACACCAAGCGCATTAAGAACAAGTTTAACTTGATGCTAGAGACCAAAGTAACGGCAGTTGAAGCGAAAGAAGACGGTATCTACGTTTCAATGGAAGGCAAGAAAGCCCCTGCTGAAGCTGAGCGTTACGATGCAGTTCTTGTTGCGATTGGTCGAGTACCAAATGGTCAACTTATTGATGCAGAAAAAGCAGGTATTGAAGTGGACGAGCGCGGCTTTATCAACGTTGATAAGCAAATGCGTACTAACGTTCCGCATATCCACGCTATCGGTGACATCGTTGGTCAGCCAATGCTTGCTCACAAAGGTGTGCATGAAGGTCACGTAGCGGCAGAGGTTATCTCTGGTAAGAAACACTACTTTGACCCGAAAGTGATTCCTTCTATTGCCTACACTGAGCCAGAAGTTGCTTGGGTTGGTAAGACTGAGAAAGAAGCGAAAGCAGAAGGTATCAATTACGAGACAGCAACATTCCCATGGGCTGCATCAGGTCGTGCAATCGCATCTGACTGTGCTGATGGTATGACGAAGCTTATCTTCGACAAAGATACTCACCGTGTTATTGGTGGTGCTATCGTTGGTACTAACGGTGGTGAACTGCTTGGTGAAATCGGTCTGGCGATCGAAATGGGTTGTGATGCAGAAGATATCGCTCTGACTATCCATGCTCACCCAACGCTTCACGAATCTGTTGGTCTTGCAGCAGAAGTATTTGAAGGTACGATCACTGACCTTCCAAATGCAAAAGCGAAGAAAAAGAAGTAA